TAATCTCTGTTTTCTTTTCTGAAAGAAACTTACTCGAAAGCCTTACAACTTGTTCACATGTATTTTGTATATCTAGGTGCCGTTCTTCAATATTCAAGACTTGCTTCTCAAATTTTTCTATAGAATTTATTCTCTTCTTCATATCCAAGTATATTAAAAGAGGAAAGCTCACTTTGGGAAACCAACACTATAAATGTCAAAAAAAACTATAAAATATAAAAAGATGATTTTCAGTGTTTTATAAATAGAATGATTTTTTGGAATTATTTACAACCTAGATTTCTGCGGAAAGCCTTTTGTTAAACATAATTCCAAATCAATTCAAACATTGGTAAATAAAAGTCACTATTTATAAATGACGATTGCAATTTATAAATAGCGTTTTTTTTTGATAGAATACTAAATAAGTAATGAGCATTTTCGTAATCGAACTTAAATATTCTCAGCTTATTTATGTCTATTTCCATCAAAAATCTAGAGCGCCTACAACAACTTCACCTACTTATTGAAGATGAGCAAACAGGCTCCCCTAAGGAACTTGCGAGAAGAATGTACATAAGTGAAAGGTTGGTTTATAATTTGATAGATCGTTTAAAGGATTATAAGGCGAGCATATGTTACGACAGAAGTCGAAAAACTTATTATTACTACGATGATTTTCGGTTTACCGTGAATATATCTGTATTAATAGTCAGCAAGAATGAAACCACTGAAATTTTT
This genomic window from Maribacter sp. MJ134 contains:
- a CDS encoding HTH domain-containing protein, with translation MSISIKNLERLQQLHLLIEDEQTGSPKELARRMYISERLVYNLIDRLKDYKASICYDRSRKTYYYYDDFRFTVNISVLIVSKNETTEIFDGSYLK